A single window of Methylomarinum sp. Ch1-1 DNA harbors:
- the lolA gene encoding outer membrane lipoprotein chaperone LolA — protein sequence MMLAKIRLLIPLIFAVSLAQAAETPEQQLKSFLSSTRSLTADFKQVSFDQHGNPAQTSFGVFYLRRPGYFRWQYQKPFIQEIISNQDKVWFYDADLEQVTIKTIDDSLGATPALLLSGEIDLEESFLLKQQGQDEGLNWIKLSPKNEQSGFKYILIGLSEGKLAGMELSDNFGQLTRIYFSNLKLNPSLTDETFHFEVPEGVDVFGQ from the coding sequence ATGATGCTAGCAAAAATTAGACTACTGATCCCGTTAATCTTCGCCGTCAGCCTTGCTCAAGCGGCGGAAACGCCCGAACAGCAACTGAAATCATTTCTATCTTCCACCCGATCGTTGACCGCCGATTTCAAACAGGTTAGTTTCGATCAACACGGCAATCCGGCGCAAACCAGTTTCGGCGTATTTTATTTGCGCAGACCGGGCTATTTCCGCTGGCAGTATCAAAAACCTTTTATTCAGGAAATTATTTCCAACCAAGACAAAGTTTGGTTTTACGATGCCGATTTGGAACAGGTCACCATCAAAACTATCGACGATTCACTGGGCGCCACCCCCGCCTTGTTGTTGAGCGGAGAAATCGATTTGGAAGAAAGCTTCCTGCTGAAGCAGCAAGGACAGGATGAAGGCCTGAACTGGATCAAGTTATCGCCCAAAAACGAGCAAAGCGGCTTTAAATATATTTTGATCGGTCTCAGTGAGGGCAAGTTGGCCGGCATGGAATTGAGCGACAACTTCGGCCAACTGACCCGAATCTACTTTAGCAACCTAAAACTTAATCCGTCGCTGACCGACGAAACATTTCACTTCGAGGTCCCGGAAGGCGTCGATGTCTTCGGTCAGTGA
- a CDS encoding EAL domain-containing protein translates to MNVERKNYSARLRIIPWILASIILLGGFAITAHVWRNIKQDDFEKLQAEFEFSADMAANNILNRVHSYAMVMRGVKGFYEGSERVSLDEFRDFVRALELRHQSGVQGVGLVKIVAKDEKIHHVAEMRRNGRPDYQLKPVGERPVYAPIIHMEPMNDDNLKVLGFDVLTAPPAKAAMERARDSGDIAITSRITLIQDAGKPGVYGFVMYLPMYRKGANPDSVIARREAIVAWVDVPFRMNDLMAGLSGLVDPGIEIEIHDGAPRSGLSLMYRSGAIGETANQDENSLTTRRRLDIGGRHWALLMRTTPVFEARISNRQRSVMAALFGVVLTLSLAWIAWLLARRHAFARLRYRELFDQAGDGVLLVSRDFHFIDANAVALQMLGYTREELMKRRLPDILARNELPLLQPAADQSMGGKPHLQEWSYRRKDGSESMAEVNVRWLDNDCHLAILRDLSERKKTERQIRRLSELYRALSEMNQAIIRMDDESELLPLVCRCAVDFGNMKMAWVGHLDAKRSDIAPAEAYGSGVGFLHGLRLSVNGDLDEGCGPAGTALRENRSVIVNDCLSDPMTRCWRSRAQRFGFGSSASFPIQRSGQSYAVLNVYHGQKEAFDEQTTALLREMAVDISFALDNFDREDQRQQLAKDLDKAYQRITHIIDINPAIIYSLSVRNLMQCDFRVDFVSANAQRVTGYSHEDLHRRDFWRDHVHPDDLSTVLQAQQHLFETGLLNHQYRFRHADGHYLWIEDQLLVNRDENGDPSGIVGAWLNITQAKQTEEELLLRKELLLESQRIAKIGSWRVDIPSGRLTWSHETYRLYQVSPDEFEHSFDAFLQLLPVEERTAMRTWIDKYLEGKTPSKLEFKIVMPDGGVRFIEAQGEFKHDHCGEVVALQGTMQDITERVAAEQQLRLNAKVFESSREGIVITDADNNIVSVNRAYAEISGYSAEEAIGMTPRLVSSGKQDQSFYQAMWRDIIDRGHWQGEVVNRRKNGELYPQWISINVIRDQGGKITHHVGILSDLTEYKAAEERIQFLSHFDPLTHLPNRTLLRDRTQLALAAAHRAGHQVVMMCLDIDRFKIINDSLGPQIGDQLIKKLSVRLTSHLHPDDTLSRQGGDEFILLLPETNAEGAAHVAQKVLTQVALPFVINDHSLTLTASIGIAEYPQDGENFEQLMQSADAALFRAKENGRNNFQFFTRQLHDHAKHVLEIENELRQALEKGELRLYYQPQVDVESWRIIGAEALIRWRHHSKGMLSPGLFIPVAEESGLISEIGDWVLLEAVRQIADWQAAGLPIVPVAINISVAQFRQDALYQKVVQALRDYKLDPSMLELEMTEGIAMDSSGRTTGMLDQFNALGVKLSIDDFGTGYSSLSYLKRYKIDKLKIDQSFIRDLCFDPDDEAIVTAIIGMANSLGFKVVAEGVETREQLEYLKHKQCDEVQGYFFSKPVPAEAFAELLRVGKISKCE, encoded by the coding sequence ATGAATGTGGAACGCAAAAATTATTCTGCTCGTCTTCGCATCATACCTTGGATATTGGCCAGCATCATATTATTGGGCGGCTTTGCTATCACTGCTCATGTTTGGCGCAATATCAAGCAAGACGATTTTGAAAAACTCCAAGCCGAATTCGAGTTTTCGGCGGACATGGCCGCTAATAATATTCTGAACCGAGTTCATAGTTATGCAATGGTGATGCGTGGGGTCAAAGGATTCTATGAAGGCTCCGAACGAGTTTCCTTAGACGAGTTCCGGGACTTTGTTCGGGCCTTGGAGTTGCGCCATCAAAGCGGTGTCCAGGGCGTCGGTCTGGTGAAAATCGTCGCGAAAGACGAAAAAATTCATCATGTCGCTGAAATGCGTCGCAATGGAAGACCGGATTATCAGCTCAAGCCGGTCGGTGAGCGCCCTGTTTATGCGCCCATCATTCATATGGAGCCGATGAACGACGACAACTTGAAGGTATTGGGATTCGATGTTCTGACCGCTCCGCCGGCCAAGGCGGCGATGGAGCGGGCTCGCGATTCGGGCGATATCGCCATTACTTCCAGGATCACCCTGATCCAGGATGCCGGCAAGCCGGGGGTTTATGGATTCGTCATGTACCTGCCGATGTACCGCAAGGGGGCGAATCCCGATAGCGTGATCGCGCGGCGTGAGGCTATTGTCGCCTGGGTGGACGTGCCTTTTCGTATGAATGATCTGATGGCGGGGCTGAGCGGGTTGGTCGACCCCGGTATAGAGATCGAAATCCATGACGGAGCTCCGCGCTCCGGACTATCGTTGATGTATCGATCCGGCGCAATCGGGGAAACGGCCAATCAGGATGAAAATAGCTTAACAACGCGTCGTCGACTCGATATAGGCGGCCGCCACTGGGCGTTGCTGATGAGAACGACGCCTGTTTTCGAAGCCCGCATCTCGAACCGTCAGCGTTCAGTCATGGCGGCCCTCTTTGGCGTTGTCTTAACACTGTCGTTGGCGTGGATCGCTTGGCTGCTGGCCAGAAGGCACGCGTTTGCAAGGCTGCGCTATCGAGAATTGTTCGATCAGGCCGGCGACGGCGTTCTACTGGTAAGTCGGGATTTTCACTTTATCGACGCCAACGCCGTCGCCTTGCAAATGTTGGGTTACACACGCGAAGAGCTGATGAAGCGACGTCTGCCCGATATACTGGCCAGAAATGAGCTGCCTCTTTTGCAGCCGGCCGCCGATCAAAGCATGGGCGGCAAGCCACACTTGCAGGAATGGAGCTATAGGCGCAAGGACGGTAGCGAATCAATGGCCGAGGTCAATGTGCGTTGGCTTGATAATGACTGTCATTTAGCGATCCTGCGCGACCTAAGCGAACGTAAGAAGACCGAACGGCAAATTCGACGACTGAGCGAACTTTATCGCGCCTTGAGCGAGATGAATCAGGCCATCATTCGCATGGACGATGAAAGCGAATTACTGCCGCTGGTGTGTCGCTGCGCGGTGGATTTCGGCAACATGAAAATGGCCTGGGTCGGTCATCTAGATGCGAAGCGTTCAGACATCGCGCCGGCCGAAGCTTACGGCAGCGGCGTCGGTTTTCTTCACGGTTTGAGACTATCGGTAAACGGCGATCTCGACGAAGGTTGCGGGCCCGCCGGGACGGCGCTACGAGAAAATCGCTCGGTGATCGTCAATGATTGCCTCAGCGATCCGATGACGCGGTGTTGGCGAAGTAGGGCGCAGCGTTTCGGTTTCGGCTCCTCGGCTTCCTTTCCGATTCAGCGCAGCGGTCAGTCTTACGCGGTATTGAATGTTTATCATGGCCAGAAAGAGGCTTTTGATGAGCAAACGACGGCCTTGTTAAGGGAAATGGCCGTCGACATCAGCTTTGCGCTTGATAATTTTGATCGGGAAGATCAGCGTCAGCAGTTGGCCAAGGATCTGGATAAGGCCTATCAGCGCATTACTCATATCATCGATATCAATCCGGCTATTATTTACTCGCTGAGCGTGCGCAATTTAATGCAATGCGATTTTCGGGTCGATTTTGTCAGCGCCAACGCCCAACGGGTCACAGGCTATAGCCATGAAGACTTGCATAGACGGGATTTTTGGCGGGATCATGTGCATCCCGACGATCTTTCAACCGTTTTGCAGGCCCAGCAGCATTTGTTCGAAACCGGGCTATTGAATCATCAATATCGTTTTCGTCATGCCGACGGCCATTACCTGTGGATAGAAGATCAATTGTTGGTGAACCGGGATGAGAATGGGGATCCTTCCGGCATCGTCGGAGCCTGGTTGAATATTACCCAAGCCAAGCAGACCGAAGAGGAATTGCTGCTTAGAAAGGAGTTGTTGTTAGAATCCCAGCGCATCGCCAAGATCGGCAGCTGGCGCGTCGATATTCCATCGGGCAGGCTGACCTGGTCGCACGAGACTTACCGTCTTTATCAAGTGTCTCCCGACGAATTCGAGCATAGTTTTGACGCATTTTTGCAATTGCTCCCAGTCGAAGAGCGAACGGCTATGCGGACATGGATCGATAAATATCTGGAAGGCAAAACGCCGTCCAAACTGGAGTTCAAAATAGTCATGCCCGACGGCGGCGTACGTTTTATCGAGGCGCAAGGAGAGTTTAAGCATGATCATTGCGGCGAGGTGGTGGCGCTGCAAGGCACGATGCAGGATATTACCGAACGCGTGGCGGCGGAGCAGCAGCTGCGCCTCAATGCAAAAGTGTTTGAATCCAGTCGGGAAGGCATCGTCATCACCGACGCCGATAACAACATTGTCTCGGTCAACCGGGCATATGCCGAGATTAGCGGTTATTCCGCCGAAGAAGCGATCGGCATGACTCCCAGGCTGGTATCCTCGGGCAAGCAAGACCAGTCATTTTACCAAGCGATGTGGCGCGATATTATCGACCGCGGCCATTGGCAGGGCGAGGTGGTCAATCGGCGCAAAAACGGCGAACTGTATCCGCAGTGGATCTCGATCAATGTCATCAGGGATCAGGGCGGAAAAATCACCCATCATGTAGGCATCTTGAGCGATTTGACCGAATATAAGGCCGCCGAAGAACGTATACAGTTCTTGAGTCATTTCGATCCCTTGACCCACTTGCCTAATCGTACGCTGTTGCGCGACCGCACCCAATTGGCCTTGGCGGCGGCACATCGAGCGGGGCATCAAGTTGTCATGATGTGCCTGGATATCGACCGTTTCAAAATCATCAATGATTCGTTAGGACCGCAGATAGGCGATCAGCTGATCAAAAAACTGTCCGTCCGTTTGACTAGCCATTTGCATCCCGATGATACGTTGAGCCGACAGGGCGGCGACGAATTCATCCTATTATTGCCAGAAACGAACGCCGAAGGAGCGGCGCATGTCGCACAAAAAGTGTTGACGCAAGTGGCTCTGCCTTTTGTCATCAACGACCACTCTCTCACCTTGACTGCGAGTATCGGCATCGCCGAATATCCGCAGGATGGCGAAAATTTCGAACAGTTGATGCAGTCGGCCGATGCGGCGCTGTTTCGCGCCAAGGAAAATGGGCGCAACAATTTTCAGTTTTTTACCCGTCAATTGCACGATCATGCCAAACATGTCTTGGAAATTGAAAATGAATTACGCCAAGCTCTGGAGAAAGGGGAATTGCGCCTGTATTATCAGCCGCAGGTCGATGTCGAAAGCTGGCGTATCATCGGTGCGGAAGCACTGATACGCTGGCGACATCACTCCAAAGGCATGCTCTCCCCCGGTCTGTTTATACCGGTCGCCGAAGAAAGCGGGCTGATCAGCGAAATCGGCGACTGGGTATTGCTCGAAGCGGTTCGCCAGATAGCCGACTGGCAAGCGGCCGGTTTGCCGATCGTTCCGGTCGCGATCAATATTTCTGTTGCGCAATTTCGTCAAGATGCGCTTTATCAGAAAGTCGTTCAGGCTTTGCGCGACTATAAGCTCGATCCGTCGATGCTGGAATTGGAAATGACCGAGGGGATCGCAATGGATAGCAGCGGCAGAACGACCGGGATGTTGGACCAATTTAATGCGTTGGGAGTCAAGCTTTCGATTGACGATTTCGGCACCGGTTATTCATCGCTCAGCTATCTAAAACGCTATAAAATCGATAAGCTAAAAATCGACCAGTCCTTTATACGCGATCTTTGTTTCGACCCCGACGACGAAGCGATAGTCACCGCGATTATCGGCATGGCCAACAGTCTCGGGTTTAAAGTTGTCGCGGAAGGCGTCGAGACTCGCGAGCAGCTCGAGTATCTTAAACACAAACAGTGCGATGAAGTACAAGGCTATTTCTTCAGCAAGCCGGTGCCGGCGGAGGCCTTCGCCGAGTTGTTGCGCGTCGGCAAGATCAGCAAGTGTGAATGA
- the ppk1 gene encoding polyphosphate kinase 1 has product MANTISEHEKNKSPAIASFDPADPQWYLNRELTWLEFNKRVLHEAEDPRTSLLERVKFLAIVSSNLDEFFMKRIGGLKQQVGAGIRELSVDGRSPQQQIDECYAMVRDIEAKKQSLFIHISELLEQQGINIVSYRQLSAEQRRQMREHYIRNIFPLVTPQAIDPAHPFPFISNLSLNLLAGVYETKPQQMTLVRIKVPISFGVRRFIQVGDEQLYIDLADLIANNLDLLFPGMNIAFSDNFRVTRNAITEKNEEQADDLLQMIESELRERRFASVVRLEVAATMNKLQSGMLAAELGLNERQDVFVVGQLLAMSDLFQIASIARPDLLDPPHHPCDHPKLAGATNIFHAIREQGVILLQHPYESFVTTVERFVKEASRDVNVQAIKMTLYRTSSDTKIIQYLIDAALNGKQVAVVVELKARFDESANIKWAHRMEQAGIHVTYGVVGLKTHSKVIYVVRQDYNGLRRYAHIGTGNYHAGTARMYTDLGILICDSHIGEELTELFNFLTTGLVPKRNYRNLLTAPKVLKASLLEKIEREIGKHGIDKPGLIQFKMNALEDADITAALYRASQAGVKIDLIIRDTCRLRPGIPGISDNVRVISIVGRFLEHSRIFYFFNGGEEEYFIGSADCMKRNLESRVEVVTPVQKTELQACLREILDAQLSNQRSVWDMQSDGRYIQRHPKSQADGIGAQERLITLANNRIKRAESGKKQKKVKRPKSVNRNTC; this is encoded by the coding sequence ATGGCCAACACAATTTCTGAACATGAAAAAAATAAGTCGCCGGCTATCGCGTCTTTCGATCCGGCCGATCCGCAATGGTATCTGAACCGTGAATTGACCTGGCTGGAATTTAATAAGCGGGTCTTGCATGAGGCTGAAGATCCACGAACCTCGTTGTTGGAGCGGGTTAAATTTTTGGCCATCGTCAGTTCCAATCTGGATGAGTTTTTCATGAAGCGAATCGGCGGCCTGAAACAGCAGGTGGGCGCCGGTATCAGGGAACTCAGCGTCGATGGCCGCAGCCCCCAACAGCAAATCGACGAATGTTATGCAATGGTTCGCGACATTGAGGCCAAAAAACAAAGCTTATTCATTCACATATCCGAGTTGCTCGAACAACAAGGGATAAACATCGTCTCTTATCGGCAACTGTCCGCGGAACAGCGCCGGCAGATGCGCGAACACTATATTCGGAATATCTTTCCGCTGGTGACGCCGCAGGCCATCGACCCGGCTCATCCATTCCCATTCATTTCGAACCTGTCCCTGAATCTGCTGGCCGGGGTCTATGAGACGAAGCCGCAACAGATGACCCTGGTGAGGATAAAAGTACCGATCAGTTTCGGCGTGCGGCGCTTTATTCAAGTCGGCGACGAACAGCTTTATATCGATTTAGCCGATTTGATCGCCAATAATCTCGATCTGTTATTTCCCGGCATGAACATCGCCTTCAGCGATAATTTTCGGGTGACCCGTAATGCCATTACCGAAAAGAATGAGGAACAAGCGGACGATTTGCTGCAAATGATCGAATCCGAACTACGCGAGCGTAGATTCGCATCGGTCGTGCGATTGGAAGTCGCCGCGACGATGAATAAATTGCAAAGCGGTATGCTCGCCGCGGAACTGGGGTTAAACGAGAGACAGGATGTGTTTGTCGTAGGCCAGTTATTGGCGATGTCCGATTTGTTTCAGATTGCCTCAATCGCTCGTCCCGATCTGCTCGATCCACCGCATCACCCCTGCGATCATCCGAAGTTGGCCGGCGCCACCAATATTTTTCACGCGATACGCGAACAAGGTGTGATATTGCTGCAGCACCCGTATGAATCGTTCGTGACCACGGTCGAACGCTTTGTCAAGGAGGCCAGCCGCGATGTCAATGTGCAGGCGATCAAAATGACCTTGTATCGAACTTCCTCGGATACAAAAATTATCCAGTATCTGATCGATGCGGCCTTGAACGGCAAGCAGGTGGCCGTCGTCGTGGAACTGAAGGCGCGCTTTGACGAATCGGCCAACATCAAATGGGCGCACCGGATGGAGCAGGCTGGCATTCATGTCACTTACGGCGTTGTCGGTTTAAAAACCCATAGTAAAGTCATTTACGTGGTTCGGCAGGATTATAACGGCCTGCGACGCTATGCCCATATTGGCACCGGCAATTATCATGCCGGCACCGCGCGCATGTATACCGACCTCGGAATCTTGATTTGCGACTCCCATATCGGAGAGGAATTGACCGAACTATTCAATTTTCTGACCACCGGTCTGGTGCCGAAACGTAATTACCGCAATCTATTGACGGCGCCTAAAGTTTTGAAAGCCAGTCTGCTGGAAAAAATCGAACGGGAAATCGGCAAACACGGCATCGATAAGCCCGGCCTGATTCAGTTTAAAATGAATGCGCTGGAGGATGCCGATATCACCGCAGCGCTTTACCGGGCGTCGCAGGCCGGCGTTAAAATTGACCTGATTATTCGCGATACTTGCCGTTTAAGACCGGGCATTCCGGGGATATCCGATAATGTTAGAGTGATCAGCATCGTCGGACGTTTTCTTGAACATTCCCGGATTTTTTATTTTTTCAACGGCGGCGAAGAAGAGTATTTCATCGGTTCGGCTGATTGCATGAAGCGTAATCTGGAAAGTCGAGTCGAAGTCGTCACGCCTGTGCAAAAGACGGAGTTGCAAGCCTGTTTGCGGGAAATATTGGATGCGCAATTAAGCAATCAACGCAGCGTCTGGGACATGCAGTCCGATGGCCGCTATATTCAGCGCCACCCTAAGAGCCAGGCTGACGGTATAGGGGCTCAGGAAAGACTGATCACATTGGCTAACAATCGCATTAAACGGGCCGAATCCGGTAAGAAGCAGAAAAAAGTTAAACGCCCTAAAAGCGTCAACCGGAATACATGTTGA
- a CDS encoding NfeD family protein, producing the protein MFMVLLAMCGLVQGKSQAETASTASPVYLVDIDAMINPGSYALLEHAIDIAEANSAAALIVRINTPGGLLSTTRDMVRAIADSRVPVIGYVGPSGASATSAGAFILLSTHIAVMNTGTNVGAASPVAGDGGDIEGTMGKKVMNDSKAFMRSIAKHHHRNADIAELFVSEAKSLTAQEAMQANVIDQVVPVFSELLQAVDGREIQFQGQKLTLKLAGREVRQIEPRLIDYLLKMIAHPQIAHMLISLGLLAIYVEILSPGLTFPGVLGGIAVVLGLIGIQTLPVNVGFLLLMLFGITLMVAEYFVAGFGVLGIGGAAAFILGSLNLFDAPISADDHDMIMMVSIAVSAAMLFATLVITGSLAFGSRKNKHLEGKCGEAMVSFDRSGYVLVDQQRWAADTIEPLNHGDPIVVVKQDEHDRLLVKKSSQTS; encoded by the coding sequence ATGTTTATGGTCCTGCTTGCCATGTGCGGTCTAGTACAGGGCAAGAGTCAGGCCGAAACAGCGTCGACAGCGTCGCCGGTTTACCTCGTAGATATCGATGCGATGATCAATCCGGGCTCTTATGCCTTGCTTGAGCATGCCATCGATATCGCCGAAGCGAATTCAGCGGCGGCGCTGATCGTGCGCATCAACACCCCGGGCGGTTTGCTCAGCACTACGCGGGACATGGTTAGAGCAATCGCGGATTCCAGAGTGCCTGTCATCGGTTATGTGGGGCCTTCAGGCGCCAGCGCCACTTCGGCCGGCGCCTTCATCTTGTTATCCACCCACATTGCAGTGATGAATACCGGCACCAATGTGGGGGCCGCTTCACCGGTCGCGGGCGACGGCGGCGACATTGAAGGTACGATGGGCAAGAAAGTCATGAACGACAGCAAGGCTTTTATGCGCAGTATCGCCAAGCATCATCATCGCAATGCCGATATCGCCGAACTTTTTGTCTCTGAAGCGAAAAGCCTTACTGCACAGGAAGCCATGCAAGCCAATGTGATCGATCAGGTAGTGCCGGTATTTTCCGAGCTGCTGCAGGCTGTTGACGGCCGCGAAATTCAATTTCAGGGTCAAAAATTGACGCTGAAACTCGCCGGTCGTGAAGTTCGCCAGATCGAACCGCGCTTGATTGACTATCTATTGAAAATGATCGCCCATCCCCAGATTGCTCATATGTTGATTTCTCTGGGTCTACTCGCAATTTACGTCGAAATTCTCAGTCCTGGTCTGACATTTCCCGGTGTATTGGGGGGGATTGCCGTTGTGCTGGGATTGATAGGGATACAAACCTTGCCGGTCAATGTCGGCTTTTTACTGTTAATGTTATTCGGCATTACGCTGATGGTGGCCGAATATTTTGTCGCTGGTTTTGGGGTGCTCGGGATCGGCGGCGCTGCGGCCTTCATACTCGGCAGTTTAAACCTGTTCGATGCGCCGATATCGGCCGATGATCATGACATGATAATGATGGTCAGCATCGCGGTCAGCGCGGCGATGCTGTTCGCCACGCTAGTCATTACCGGCAGTCTGGCTTTCGGCTCGCGTAAAAATAAACACCTGGAAGGTAAATGCGGAGAGGCGATGGTGAGCTTCGATCGCAGCGGCTATGTGTTGGTTGATCAACAGCGCTGGGCGGCCGATACGATTGAGCCTTTGAATCATGGCGACCCCATCGTCGTCGTTAAGCAAGACGAGCATGATCGACTGTTGGTGAAAAAATCGTCTCAGACATCTTAG
- the tnpC gene encoding IS66 family transposase codes for MQLSNQDLSQIDEDELLNLPEEELRYLSIKLLNDLKEARERLSQNSRNSSRPPSSEAPWDKAATDNTNDQEQTEIDKSAETEDTVTPPSPSKKDQQQSADPNNEHQEPRKPGKQPGAQGFGRTQKLAITHYQDHYPEICACCHQTLEPRHAIAYAAYETINVEWGDVEHPGILVTHTKHTLYEVVCANGHITRKEVSRSSHAQLPGISRTEWRLVGPGLAAMIVCLAYRMRLSRERIQEFLYDWLGIKLSVGTINNTLHESGAAAMPLEDEFAQEIINSELLHVDETSWMEHTTFLWLWVFSTNRVTAYWIATRSAELLENLLGDDFNGWLMSDGYTVYRKYLSRLRCWAHLLRKAKGLNESLNRDAQLFGQQTHDLLAVLIGAVRKARITPPDTPLSETYRLQLLLYQQMCIQMKTHEHKKTAALATEMLNDWTAIFQVLDQPHQPLTNNEAERALRHWVILRGICYGTRSENGTRVFAILISVIETCRKRNQSPWIYLAQVIASQRSGLPVPALPIVRVSE; via the coding sequence ATGCAACTCAGTAACCAGGACCTAAGCCAAATCGATGAAGACGAGCTTCTCAATTTACCGGAAGAGGAATTACGTTACCTATCGATTAAGTTACTTAACGACCTAAAAGAAGCGCGTGAGCGCTTAAGCCAAAATTCGCGCAACAGCTCTCGTCCACCTAGCAGCGAAGCGCCTTGGGATAAAGCAGCTACAGATAATACAAACGATCAAGAACAAACGGAGATCGATAAGTCTGCTGAAACGGAAGACACCGTCACCCCCCCGTCGCCTTCTAAAAAAGATCAGCAACAGTCCGCTGATCCTAACAATGAACATCAAGAACCCCGCAAACCCGGCAAACAACCAGGCGCACAAGGCTTTGGCCGAACACAAAAGCTAGCCATTACCCACTATCAAGATCATTACCCTGAAATATGTGCCTGCTGCCATCAAACATTAGAGCCGCGTCATGCTATCGCCTATGCCGCGTATGAAACAATCAATGTCGAATGGGGCGATGTTGAGCATCCAGGCATTCTAGTCACCCATACCAAGCACACTCTCTATGAAGTAGTGTGCGCCAATGGACATATCACGCGCAAAGAAGTCAGTCGTAGCAGTCATGCTCAATTGCCGGGTATTAGCCGAACTGAATGGCGTTTAGTGGGGCCTGGACTGGCAGCAATGATTGTTTGTCTTGCCTACCGTATGCGCCTATCGCGTGAGCGTATTCAGGAATTTTTATATGACTGGTTAGGTATTAAATTAAGTGTTGGCACCATCAATAATACCCTGCATGAAAGTGGCGCAGCGGCTATGCCGCTTGAAGATGAGTTTGCACAAGAAATCATTAACAGCGAATTGCTGCATGTAGACGAAACCTCCTGGATGGAGCACACGACTTTTCTTTGGTTATGGGTGTTCAGTACGAATCGCGTCACAGCCTATTGGATTGCTACGCGTAGCGCTGAATTATTGGAAAATCTTTTAGGCGACGACTTTAATGGTTGGTTAATGAGCGATGGCTACACGGTTTATCGCAAATATCTGAGTCGGTTACGTTGCTGGGCTCATCTTCTGCGTAAAGCGAAAGGGCTCAATGAAAGCTTAAACAGAGACGCCCAGCTTTTTGGTCAACAAACGCACGATTTACTGGCTGTGTTGATAGGTGCGGTACGCAAAGCGCGAATAACACCACCTGATACGCCACTTTCTGAAACTTATCGCCTGCAATTACTGCTCTATCAGCAGATGTGTATACAAATGAAAACCCATGAACATAAGAAAACAGCAGCATTAGCCACGGAAATGCTAAATGACTGGACAGCTATTTTTCAAGTTCTGGATCAACCGCATCAGCCCTTAACGAATAATGAAGCGGAGCGAGCGTTGCGCCACTGGGTTATTTTACGCGGCATTTGCTATGGCACGCGCTCGGAAAATGGGACGCGTGTGTTCGCTATTTTAATCAGCGTCATTGAAACCTGCCGCAAAAGAAATCAGTCACCGTGGATTTATTTGGCACAAGTGATCGCAAGTCAGCGGTCAGGCTTGCCGGTACCGGCCTTGCCAATTGTTAGGGTGTCTGAATAA
- a CDS encoding SPFH domain-containing protein gives MTNELNPADLFNFAVWGVIFLIIIVKLFRSIRIVSTRTALVVERLGKYQATLGPGFHVLIPFIDVVTAMQDLREETIDVPPQECFSKDEVKVEVDGVIYMSVADPVKATYGVTDYRYAAMQLAQTTTRSVIGTLELDKTFEERDMISQAVVDTLNKAGSAWGVHVHRYEIKNIKTPSTVQKAMEKQVNAEREKRAILARAEGDKQSRINTSEGTMRELINLSEGERQRLVNEAEGRASEILSLARATADSIEKIGHAVVQPGGEDAIKLNLSEKFIDNISHLSDAETSVIFPADLTNLNQLLEALDLHIEHQKG, from the coding sequence ATGACGAACGAACTGAACCCAGCCGATCTGTTTAATTTTGCCGTATGGGGCGTCATCTTTTTAATCATTATTGTCAAGCTATTTCGTTCCATCCGAATTGTATCCACTCGCACCGCCTTGGTTGTCGAAAGGTTAGGCAAATACCAGGCCACACTGGGGCCCGGTTTTCATGTGCTGATCCCGTTTATCGATGTGGTGACAGCAATGCAGGATTTGCGAGAAGAAACCATCGATGTGCCGCCGCAGGAATGCTTTTCCAAGGACGAAGTAAAAGTTGAGGTCGACGGTGTGATCTACATGTCTGTCGCAGATCCCGTCAAAGCCACCTATGGCGTGACCGATTACCGTTATGCCGCGATGCAATTGGCGCAGACGACAACCCGTTCGGTGATCGGTACGCTGGAGTTGGATAAAACCTTCGAAGAACGCGACATGATCAGCCAGGCGGTGGTCGATACGCTTAACAAAGCCGGTAGCGCCTGGGGGGTGCATGTGCATCGTTACGAGATTAAAAATATCAAGACACCGAGTACGGTGCAAAAAGCGATGGAAAAACAGGTGAATGCCGAACGGGAAAAACGCGCTATTCTGGCGAGAGCCGAAGGGGATAAGCAAAGCCGCATTAATACCTCGGAAGGGACGATGCGAGAATTGATCAACTTGTCGGAAGGCGAGCGACAACGCTTGGTCAACGAAGCCGAAGGCAGGGCTTCGGAAATTCTGTCATTGGCGAGAGCGACCGCCGATTCGATCGAGAAAATTGGCCATGCGGTGGTGCAACCAGGCGGCGAAGATGCGATCAAGCTTAATTTATCGGAAAAATTTATCGACAATATTTCTCATTTATCCGATGCGGAAACTTCGGTTATTTTTCCGGCCGATTTGACCAATTTAAATCAATTGCTGGAAGCGCTGGATTTACATATCGAGCACCAGAAGGGGTAA